One Mangifera indica cultivar Alphonso chromosome 4, CATAS_Mindica_2.1, whole genome shotgun sequence genomic region harbors:
- the LOC123213431 gene encoding photosynthetic NDH subunit of lumenal location 2, chloroplastic: MSITNTTALLRVHNITTTSSHTKLLFPVTRAISSAKESQTVTNRRKFVTILLATSLALGLQGVGVPLALAENWGTRSFIKERFFQPGLSPEDAVARIKQTREGLHSMREMLDRMVWGYVMKYIRLKSAYLSEDLKNAMTTLPQELRKEYVSIANELIDNIAEFDYYVRTPKVYESYLYYEKTLKNLDDIVAMFT; encoded by the exons ATGAGCATCACTAACACCACTGCCCTCCTCCGTGTCCACAACATCACCACCACTTCATCCCACACCAAACTCTTGTTTCCAGTAACCAGAGCTATATCTTCAGCTAAAGAATCTCAAACCGTGACAAATCGGAGAAAGTTTGTGACAATATTGTTAGCAACTTCACTGGCACTTGGGCTGCAGGGCGTTGGCGTTCCTCTGGCACTAGCTGAGAATTGGGGGACACGTTCGTTTATAAAGGAGAGATTTTTCCAACCAGGGCTATCACCGGAAGATGCAGTGGCAAGAATCAAGCAGACAAGGGAAGGGTTGCATAGCATGCGGGAGATGCTAGACCGCATGGTATGGGGGTATGTCATGAAGTATATTCGGTTGAAGTCAGCTTATCTTTCTGAGGATTTGAAGAACGCCATGACTACGTTGCCACAGGAGCTCAGGAAGGAGTATGTGAGTATAGCCAATGAATTGATTGATAACATTGCTGAG tttGACTATTATGTTCGTACGCCCAAGGTCTACGAATCATACCTATACTACGAGAAGACATTGAAAAATCTAGATGATATTGTGGCAATGTTCACTTAG
- the LOC123213432 gene encoding casparian strip membrane protein 3-like, protein MKGGAVEAVQVSSRDNNADPSVGLSRGISILDLILRIIATVGTLASAVVMATTEQTLPIFSQFIFRAQYNDLPTLTFFVIANSIVGGYLVLFLPLSIFHIIRPSAKISRIICLVFDTVMLALIIAGASSATAIVYLAHHGNSNANWLAICQQFKSFCQRISGSLIGSFGAAVLLFFIIIISAVSIYRAAG, encoded by the exons ATGAAGGGGGGAGCAGTTGAGGCAGTTCAAGTTTCTAGCAGGGACAATAATGCAGACCCATCAGTGGGGTTGAGCAGAGGGATCTCCATACTTGACCTTATTCTAAGAATTATCGCCACAGTTGGTACACTTGCTAGTGCTGTTGTCATGGCTACTACTGAGCAGACACTTCCAATTTTCTCTCAGTTCATCTTTAGAGCCCAGTACAATGATCTTCCTACACTCAC GTTCTTCGTGATAGCGAACTCAATTGTGGGCGGATATCTGGTTCTTTTTCTGCCATTATCTATCTTCCACATTATCAGGCCATCAGCTAAAATTAGTAGAATCATCTGTCTAGTCTTTGACACG GTAATGCTGGCTCTTATCATTGCCGGAGCTTCTTCAGCAACAGCCATTGTCTACTTAGCACACCATGGTAACTCCAACGCTAACTGGCTAGCAATTTGCCAACAGTTCAAGTCTTTCTGTCAACGTATCTCCGGATCTTTAATTGGGTCTTTTGGTGCTGCAGTTCTACTCTTTTTCATAATCATTATATCAGCTGTATCCATCTATCGTGCAGCTGGCTAG